A segment of the Aridibaculum aurantiacum genome:
CCTACGGCGAGTATAACATCATACCTGGCTTACGTTTCAGGTCTTCTTTGGGTGTTGATTATACAGTGTTAGATCAAAGGATCTACAATCCAACAACTTCTTTAGTTGGACAAGGTTCTCAAGGTACTGCTACGCAAGGTGCGGTAACAACACAAAACTATATCCTTACCCAGAACCTTAATTATAACAAGATGCTGCTTGACAACAGGCTATCGCTTGATGCGACCGCAGTGTACGAGTACCAGTATAATAAGCGTGAAGACCTGAGAGTAGATGCGCAGAACTTTGCGTCTGATGTTACGCCTTATATAGTTTCAGCAGCGCAAATAACTACCGGTTCTTCTACAGCTACAGACAATGCTTTGGCATCTGTACTTGGTCGTGTGAACCTGGGTTGGAGAAACAAATACTTGTTTGGCGCTTCTATCAGGAGAGACGGCTCTTCTAAGTTTCCTAGAGAAGGTCGCTATGGTGTGTTCCCTGCATTATCAGCAGCATGGAATATTACTGAAGAAACTTTCATGGATAATGTGAGGCCTGTTTCCTTCTTAAAGCTAAGAGCCAGTTATGGTGAAACAGGTAACCAGGAAGGTATAGCAAACTTTGCTTCACGCAGGTTATTTGGAACCGGGTTCAATTACAATGATCAACCGGGTTTTGCATTGGCTGCTTATGGTAATCCTAATTTAAGATGGGAGACAACTACTCAATACGATATAGGTTTGGATGTTGGTTTATTCAACGACAGGTTGAGAATAACTGCGGATTATTACAGGAAGAACACCAAAGACCTGTTGATCAACCGCCCAGTACCACGCACATCAGGCTTTGCGGCTATCACTGAAAACATTGGATCGCTTGAAGCATCTGGATGGGACTTCTTGGTAACCGGGCAGATACTGAACCAAGGTCTGAAGTGGAGCTCTACTTTAAACTTCAATACATACAACAACAAGGTTACTGCACTGTATAACAACCAGCCTATACCGGGAACATTTGCAACGCAGATTGCAGTTGGTCAACCATTAGGTGCATTCTTCCTTATAAAAGCTTTGGGTGTAGACCCTGCAACGGGCGACATGTTATACGAGAATGTAAATGCACCTGCTACCATAGGTGGAGAAGACAGGCAGTTCCTCGGCAGTCCTATACCTGACTTCTACGGTGGATTGACAAACAACTTTTCATATAAAGGTTTTGATCTTTCTGCCTTTGTTCAGTTCTCTGTTGGTAATATGATCTACAACAATGCGGCAGAGGGCACAGGTGGTTATGGAAGTTTAGGAGCTAATGTTTCGGCAACAGGAGCACCTACCAATGTCTTCAGGGAGATCTATCAAAACAGGTGGGTAAGCGGTAAAACAGACGCTAAATATCCAAGAGCTGTTGGTGGTCCACAAGGTGCATTTAATACACAACGCTCTTCACGGTTTTTAGAAGATGGAAGCTATGCACGATTGAAGAACATTACGCTGGGTTACAACCTGCCTTCAACTGTTTTAAGAAGAATGGGCATGTCAAATCTGAGGCTGTATGTATCTGGTCAGAACCTGCTTACCTGGACCAAGTACAGCGGCTTCGATCCTGAAGTATCAACCGACTTTACCGTCAACAATGCTGGTGTAGACCAGGGCGCTATTCCACAAATGAAGACAGTGACAGTAGGACTTAATGTAAACTTTTAAAACCACGACAATGAGAAGTGTATTTATAATATTAATGGCTTTAGGCATTGTTGCCATGCCATCCTGTAAAAAGAAACTGGATCTTAATCCAACAGCTTCGCTTGCCCCTGAAACAGTAACGGCAAACGATATTGGCAAACTCTTGAATGGTATTTATGATGCCTTGCAAAACGGTGGTACTACCTTCTACTATCTAAGCGATGTTACAGAAGATTTGTCTGCTGATAACCTGCGCTACAGGGCAACATTCTTTCAACATGGAGAAGTAGATAACAATGCTATTCTTTCCAACAATGTATTGACTGAACGCTATTTCATCGGGCCTTACAATATGATACAAAGAAGCAACGATGTAATTGAGATTGCAGAAGCTTCAAGTTTACCAGAGGCCACTAAGAAGAATGCTTTGGGTGTGGCTTATTTTGCAAGGGCTTTTGGCTACTATAGGTTGGTAACGCTGTTTGGCGGTGTACCTATACTTCTTACAAGGTCAATAGAGCAAGTGCCAAGAAACACTGAAGCAGAAACATATAACCAGATAATTGTTGATTTATTGAAGGCGATAGATAATGCTCCCTCAGTTACCAGCAATGCCTACATATCCTCAGAAGCGGCCAAAGCACTTCTTGCAAGGGTATACCTGATAAGGAAGGATTACCAGAATGCGAAGAAGTACGCAGAGGAAGTGATCAACAGCGGGAAGTTCGCACTTACTACCAACTACGAGGCAATGTTGAATAGTCCCATAGGAAATCCGGAAGTCATATTCGCCCGGCAGTTCACTCCGACTGAAGGCGAGAACTCATTGTACTTTTTCCTGCAACACCCTACTATGCCAGGTAGCGGAAGGGCAGAACTTCCAGTAGATAATTCTTTTATAGCTGCGTTTGAACCGAATGATATTCGTCGCGCTTCCATTGTGCAAGAAATTGTAGCACCTGCTTCAAATCCTGGTTGGTATGTAAAAAAGTATAGGGATCCGGCAGGTGCTGCAGCACACCCAATTTACGTGGTGCGGCTTGCAGAAATGTATCTCATTTCAGCCGAGGCGGAATATTTCATTTCTAATATGAATACCACCAATGCACAAATGCTAA
Coding sequences within it:
- a CDS encoding SusC/RagA family TonB-linked outer membrane protein: MRRLLLFIFCIALAGIALAQTRTVTGIVTDEKGVPLANASVLVRGTTTGVNTDVNGRFSIAVPSNARVLVISSVGYGSQELTLSATTNEYNAALQSTAERLDEVVVVGYGQQAARRVTTSIATIKGDEIRNLPVAELSQAIQGRVAGVQISAGSGRPGAPIAVNVRGRSSIQAGNNPLYVIDGLILASNNNFTPSLGTVASQAQAGAGISPLANINPDDIESIEVLKDAAAAAIYGSRGSNGVVLITTKRGSRSNRSQVSLTSFYGFQSLTTRRDVLNASEYRQLYNEARVNTGLTPLFTQSEIDNPPANVNWLDEILNKNSAIVNTQVAVSSGGDRKTQIYASLGYLKQDGPLIKGDFSRYSGRFNLDHSVTDRLKIGNSSGIARTRRSETPVDNSIFSPFPRSLIARPDQPIYNPDGKFAVNDFNNPVQMFLTDNFVNLLTLQNLTYGEYNIIPGLRFRSSLGVDYTVLDQRIYNPTTSLVGQGSQGTATQGAVTTQNYILTQNLNYNKMLLDNRLSLDATAVYEYQYNKREDLRVDAQNFASDVTPYIVSAAQITTGSSTATDNALASVLGRVNLGWRNKYLFGASIRRDGSSKFPREGRYGVFPALSAAWNITEETFMDNVRPVSFLKLRASYGETGNQEGIANFASRRLFGTGFNYNDQPGFALAAYGNPNLRWETTTQYDIGLDVGLFNDRLRITADYYRKNTKDLLINRPVPRTSGFAAITENIGSLEASGWDFLVTGQILNQGLKWSSTLNFNTYNNKVTALYNNQPIPGTFATQIAVGQPLGAFFLIKALGVDPATGDMLYENVNAPATIGGEDRQFLGSPIPDFYGGLTNNFSYKGFDLSAFVQFSVGNMIYNNAAEGTGGYGSLGANVSATGAPTNVFREIYQNRWVSGKTDAKYPRAVGGPQGAFNTQRSSRFLEDGSYARLKNITLGYNLPSTVLRRMGMSNLRLYVSGQNLLTWTKYSGFDPEVSTDFTVNNAGVDQGAIPQMKTVTVGLNVNF
- a CDS encoding RagB/SusD family nutrient uptake outer membrane protein, with amino-acid sequence MRSVFIILMALGIVAMPSCKKKLDLNPTASLAPETVTANDIGKLLNGIYDALQNGGTTFYYLSDVTEDLSADNLRYRATFFQHGEVDNNAILSNNVLTERYFIGPYNMIQRSNDVIEIAEASSLPEATKKNALGVAYFARAFGYYRLVTLFGGVPILLTRSIEQVPRNTEAETYNQIIVDLLKAIDNAPSVTSNAYISSEAAKALLARVYLIRKDYQNAKKYAEEVINSGKFALTTNYEAMLNSPIGNPEVIFARQFTPTEGENSLYFFLQHPTMPGSGRAELPVDNSFIAAFEPNDIRRASIVQEIVAPASNPGWYVKKYRDPAGAAAHPIYVVRLAEMYLISAEAEYFISNMNTTNAQMLNRLNEVRTKRGLTAVTSADLYTIIRERRIELAFENLRWTDLKRTPDPTTTSKSMAQVYVESKGRTVNDLLYPIPQNQIDVNPKLVQNPGY